One Spea bombifrons isolate aSpeBom1 chromosome 1, aSpeBom1.2.pri, whole genome shotgun sequence DNA window includes the following coding sequences:
- the SPPL3 gene encoding signal peptide peptidase-like 3: protein MAEQTYSWAYSLVDSSQVSTFLISILLIVYGSFRSLNMDFENQDKEKDGSGSPGTFSGNSTNNSIQTIDSTQALFLPIGASVSLLVMFFFFDSVQVVFTICTAVLATIAFAFLLLPMCQYLTRPCSTQNKISFGCCGRFTVAELLSFSLSVLLVLIWVLTGHWLLMDALAMGLCVAMIAFVRLPSLKVSCLLLSGLLIYDVFWVFFSAYIFNSNVMVKVATQPADNPLDVLSRKLHLGPNVGRDVPRLSLPGKLVFPSSTGSHFSMLGIGDIVMPGLLLCFVLRYDNYKKQATADPCGAPGTANISGRMQRVSYFHCTLIGYFVGLLTATVASRIHRAAQPALLYLVPFTLLPLLTMAYLKGDLRRMWSEPFHAKATSTRFLEV, encoded by the exons GGCTTATTCTCTGGTGGATTCCAGTCAAGTCTCCACGTTCCTGATTTCAATCCTTCTCATAGTCTATGGCAGTTtcag GTCTCTCAACATGGACTTTGAAAATCAAGACAAAGAGAAGGACGGTAGTGGCTCTCCTGGAACATTTAGTGGGAACAGCACCAATAATA GTATCCAGACCATTGACTCGACTCAGGCTTTGTTCCTCCCTATTGGAGCTTCTGTGTCACTGTTGgtcatgtttttcttctttgacTCTGTACAGgttgtttttactatttgcacTGCAG TTCTTGCGACGATAGCGTTTGCATTCCTCTTACTTCCCATGTGCCAGTATTTAACCAGGCCCTGCTCTACTCAGAACAA aaTCTCGTTTGGATGCTGCGGCCGCTTCACTGTTGCGGAGCTGctttcattttctctttctGTGCTGCTTGTCCTTATTTGGGTGCTCACGGGTCACTGGCTGCTCATGGAcg CCCTGGCCATGGGACTATGTGTCGCCATGATTGCCTTTGTTCGTCTGCCCAGTCTGAAGGTGTCCTGTTTGCTGCTTTCTGGGCTGCTTATATATGATGTATTCTGG GTTTTCTTTTCTGCCTACATATTTAATAGCAATGTGATGGTAAAAGTGGCCACCCAGCCTGCAGATAATCCTCTGGATGTGTTATCTAGGAAGCTTCACCTGGGACCCAATGTTGGAAGAGATGTCCCTCGGCTATCCCTACCAGGGAAATTAGTTTTCCCAAG TTCCACAGGCAGTCACTTCTCCATGTTGGGAATTGGGGACATTGTGATGCCTGGACTTCTCCTGTGTTTTGTGCTGCGCtatgataattacaaaaagcAGGCAACCGCCGATCCATGCGGTGCCCCCGGGACTGCCAATATCTCTGGCCGTATGCAAAGGGTTTCGTATTTCCACTGTACGCTCATTGGGTACTTTGTGG GACTGTTAACTGCAACAGTGGCTTCACGTATTCACCGAGCTGCTCAGCCTGCATTGCTCTATTTGGTCCCATTTACTTTATTACCGCTCCTAACTATGGCTTATCTAAAG GGTGACCTTCGTCGGATGTGGTCGGAGCCGTTCCATGCCAAGGCCACCAGCACTCGCTTCCTCGAGGTATGA